DNA from Magnolia sinica isolate HGM2019 chromosome 19, MsV1, whole genome shotgun sequence:
GGTGTGCCCTGAACAGTGAGCTCAAGAAGGCCAGGGATGGCCCCTTCTTTAAGAATTGCTTCCCTGAATCGACACCTATCACTCTCACACATTGTTAGAAGTGCGCCAACTGCATGTTCTCGACTTTGGAGTGACCCGTCCTCAAGCACTTCGACGATCGTGAGCACTCCCCCCTCCTCAGCCGTCAATGCATTCCTAGCCTCGTCGAAACCCAGCAAGGATTCTAGGAGGGCGCTACATTTTTCCGCTGTTTTGGAAGATTTCTTGCAACTCTTCAGTAAATTGATTAGAGGGGGGATGGCTTGGACTGACAGAATGATGTCGAGATTATCAGGGAGTGTGGAGAGATTGTAAAGAGCCATCAGGGCTTCAACCTTGGATTGCGGGGTTCCATCTCTGAGGATATTAACGAGGAGAGGAATTGCCCCAGAAGAGCTGATGGTTGGCTTGTTCATGGCAGAGGCAGAAAGAGTAAGTAGAGCAGCAGTTGCATATTCTCGAAGGTTTGAACTGGGCGACCTCAGAAAACCAATAAGAGGTTCAAGTGCTCCGGCATCCACAATCTTAACTTTGTTCCTATAAGAAGTAGAAGAGAAGAGATCATGCTGAAGCTCATGGAAACAGTCTTACACAAGGGCCAAAATACAAATAATTATCATATGAAAAGAAATCAGATGTAAAAGGATACAAACACGCCATGGATGACAAAAAATGCACGCTCATCATATGATACAAGCATGCATGGTCTAAACACATTGCTAGACCATTGTTCTAAAACCCACTGGATCGACTTGAAATCAGCTGAGTCAACATGAATCAGCAAGATTTGGAGCCGAGTCACCAGGAAGCTCGAATCTGAGAGTGACTTGGCAGGGGCACAGCAAGACTCTTCAAGTTGACTCATTAACTCGGTTGACTTGAGTCGACTTGCTCTGACTTGGGCTAAGTCACTTGCCTTATCAGACCTCTATTTAAcaaccatagtttaaaaactggAATTCGACTCGACTTGCTATACAACCAGGTCGAGTAGACTTGATGGCTCAACAAGTCTTTATTTGACatgactcaatatttaataaatTCAACAAGTGATACTGAAGATAACAACGGCATTTAAAATCCAGCAAGTAGTTAAAATGGCCAAAGGAAAGCAGCATGCAGTAGTATATCGATtgggaacacacacacacacacacacacccccgcacgcacacacacacgcgcgcgcgcgcacacacacagagTCAAGTCTTCAAGTTGACATGACCTGAATGAACATCAAATCGAGTCAACACgagagtttttgggtttttaaactcTGTTTTAGATTCACACTACCAGGAAAACAGAGAATACGAAAATCCATGACCACAAGCCACAACGTAACCATATGATTCAGCAAATTTCTGACCCGGTCTTCATGAAAACTAAGCCTCAACATATATTGAACTATAGGTGAGAGCAGGGGCATTTCAGTGGCCAGATGGTGTCTGTTTGCTGCAGATGCAGTTCAACTCATCAGGTGTTTCATCCTTGTGCATATAGACTGGCATGCCTAATGAGCCTGCAAGATTTTTGGGCCAAGCCATCTAGATAGTGGGACCTGATGCAAAATTTGGATGTTCCATATGCATGCCAGGTGCATGGCAGCTCTTCGTGAATGAACTTAACACTAGCTTAAATTCTAATAATATTTTATACTTGGATACACCAACACACGTGGCATAGATAATTAACACAAGGACCAGTAAAAATGACACTGTGCTAAGGGCTGCATTATCTGATCACTTTACTAGTTCCCAACAGTCATAAAGCTTATATAGAAGAGTAATAAGCATCTACATGTCAAAAGACTTGAATAAAAAGTTGCATCACTTGAAGGAACTTTTCACACCAAACACATTTTTTTCCTTGAATCTCATTATTCAAGACTTTATCTGTGTTGTGAGAAGTAAAAGCATGTAAATGGAAGAGGAACagagaagaggaaggaaatgCAGACAAATGGGAAAGGGAAATTCAGCCCATATCATAACAGAGGGATTATGACTCAAGAACCTGATTGCTGAAGCTGGAAAGATGGTGGAGAATTTCAGTATTTCACAATCTTCCAAAATCCCCTCCGATTATTGAGCTGAACCATTAACGGTTGGTCTATTCATGCCAGCAATCATTGAATTACAACGAAAACATTACCATCAATCCATCAGAGACATGAGGGAGGCGACAATGGATGTGAAAGAATAGAAGCATCGAAAATAATAGGCGAAGATAGAATCTTGGTTCTCTAAGTTCGCCTGCTTCTAACTTACCTATGGGTTGGGAACTAGATATACAAGTAAAATGGCCGGCCCAAATTTACATACGATCGTCAATCCAAAAATCTGATAGAGAAAAATcaaatgccttaatcatacaaaaTAAAAAGACATCAACTGAAGCCGCAAGAGAACTGTTTTGAGCAGTCTTTACATGGAATTGGATGCCAATCTTCAGATACCATTCCCAATAGACATCTTTAATCATAAAACATAACATACAAGGAAATTAGAATAGAAAACTCCTCTTCAGTTATTGTAAGCTGGGCTAAAGGGAAAGTATCATTCCTTACTCTATATGTTTTTAATTTTCCAAGAGCATCAAAGCCAGGTAAACACTTCGTTTGCACTGGCTTCCAATGGTGTTAGTCCTGATTTTTCTTTCTTGGCCAGGTTGGGTGTGTCCTGCTCTGTTCTTTGTATTGAAAATTACATTCCCCTTTTTAAGTTTGATatattatcatcatcttcttaatcgaaagaagaagaagaagaagaagaagaagaagaaaggaaaaaggcaCACATACATCATTCCAAATCTGTCCACTTACCCATGGGTTGGGAACTAGAAATACAACTAAAATGGCCGGCCCAAATTTACATACGATGGTCAACCCAAAAATCTGATAGAGAAAAATCAAATGCCTtaatcaaacaaaataaaaagacatCAACTGAAGCCGCAAGAGAACTGTTTTGAGCAGTCTTTACATGGAATTGGATGCCAATCTTCAGATACCATTCCCAATAGACATCTTTAATCATAAAACATAACATACAAGGAAATTAGAGTAGAAAACTCCTCTTCAGTTATTGTAAGCTGGGCTAAAGGGAAAGTATCATTCCTTACTCTATATGTTTTTAATTTTCCAATAGCATCAAAGCCAGGTGAACACTTCTTTTGCAGTAGCTTCTAATGGTGTTAATCCTGATTTTTATTTCTTGGCCAAGTTGGGTGTGCCCTGCTCTGTTCTTTGTATTGAAAATTACATTCCCCTTTTTAAGTTTGatatattatcatcatcatcttaatcgaaagcagaagaagaagaagaagaaaggaagaaggcaCACACACATCATTCCGAATCTGTCCACGACCTATTTATTCAATACAAAATTAGAACAATTTAAATAACCTCTTCATCTTTTGCTGATGCTTAGATATATAAAAGGTGACACAGAAGTTTCACAAATGGCTAGATTTCAACCCGTATGAATGCATATGCGGCCTTTGTGTCTAAGAGGGGTACAAAGACCTTCTCTAATAGGTAGGCATTAAAACTATATGCATCGGTATCTGTACTGCATACAAAAAGATACTTTGCCTAGTAGAATTGTCAAGAATCATGGAATCAAAGATTATACTATAATTTTTGCAGAAATATAGGTTCCTCCAATTGCCAATACGAGAAAAATGATTCATCATCTTCTTAGCCTTTCTCCCAGTAATTGGGGGTTGGCTTTTAACTGGTAGATTGGCAGAGTTCTACAAACAGTGGGATTGCTACACATCAACTGTCCTTTTTACACAACCTCTGGAACTGGCCATGGCAGAAGCATAGGAGAAACTGGTTAGTAGCCATCAATCTAATGGGGAGTGTGTCTACAAATGGTAGTGATcgatccaaattgtgggccccactatgggtGCAAcattgttaagaacctaaccaatacacCAAAAGCCCCAGGACTAATGGAATTCATCAAGCTACGCTCTCTAAACCATTGGGGATTGTAACATTCCAAcattatttttttgtaaagggggagattgaagcCAAATAGCTATTAAACGATGAATTTAGTTTACTAGCCGGCGGCACTCACTGTGGCCTCTTTTCCAAGATGCCCTCTCCAGGGCAACATGGATGTACTCTGGTTATCCAGGTAGCCCTTTGCAATTGAAGACTGTACTCTGATTGTCCAGGTAGCCCTTTCCACACCATGGCAGCGTTCACTTTTATCCAGCTTACCCTTTCCATATGTCACTCCTTCCGTGACTCGAACATTGGACGTGGTgttggctctaataccaattgttaAGAAACTAACCAATACACCAAAAAACCCAGAACTAATGGAACACGTCAAGCTAGGCTCTTTAAACTGTTGGGATTGTAACAAACATGGTCCAAAAACCACCCTTATCAAACAATCACATGCATCCAATTGCCTTTTGATTTAGACTGTAACTGTTTTtgtttcaaccatccattcaatGGCTGCCAATTTGATTGGGGGATGATCCATCCGCAAATGGGGCCACCAATTGAATGGCCTGAATTGATGCCTGCATATGGATGACCGGCGGTTCAATTCATTCcagtaaaaaaaatttcacatatTTGGGGATATGATTGATCCACAACTGAGCCCACCACCACTTGAACGGTCTGAATTCACACCCACATGGATGACCGTCTGCCGCCATTCAATTCACTCCGCTAAAAATTTTCCACAATTAAATTAaacaaaaaggggaaaaaatctCATCCCAATTTTCTCATAAAATCgaacaaaaatttaaaaagaaagaaaggaaggaaaaaaaaaggggtgGGGGGGGTGCATTTCTGGTTTCGAACTACGAAAAACTACAATCTCTCAGAATTTCAAATATCCAACAACAGAACGAGAAGGAGAAAGAATCCTCACCGTTCGTCTTTGACGGCGAGATTGAGAAGCGCAAGAATTGCAGACTCCTTGCAATCGACGCTATCCGAAGCCAACATCGATACGAGCGGTCCGATGGCGTCGGAGAACTGGCGCCTGTGCTTCGAGGATGTCTTCGTGAGCCGTCGGATTTCCCTCGCGGCCTGGATCCTGGAGTCGGGGTCGTTGGATTGGATGAGCTGTACGGTCTGGTGGACGGTTCCCGGGATTCTGACGCTGTCGGTCGGATCTTCTCCTGAAATCTGAAGCTCCGATGAGGCCATGGATTCTCTCTCTtgccggagagagagagagagagagagagagagaattggagaGAAAAATCTAGTATGGGGGTTTTAAGCGGGGGAGATAACGCCGTCAAGAGTTTGCGGTGGGAAACGTGCGTGTGGCGTTAAAGCAACTGAGGGGGGCGCGTGGCTTTTCCAAAACGGCTTCTGTCGGGTAGTTTTGGTTCGGTAGATAGGTCTTTTACCAAATTGACCCTAGCGTTTTAACCAAATGACAGGAGAGTCCTGGATTGTGATGACTGGGCGCGGATTCTCTGGGTCCCTGGAACAAACGAGGTGGGATGATCACTGAATGTGGGGCCCTACGTTATTTATATGatttacatccatgctgtccatcagtttttacagattattttaaggtatgattataaaaatgaataatatcttagatctcaggtggaccacaacacatgaaacagtagtgatttaccattaaaaaattattgtgAGCCACGAAATTTcagaatcaagatgatatttatgttgtatcttcatctatgtatttttgacttcatcaacaggttggatggtaaataaaagttCCTGTAGCCCCcgagatgattttaatggtgggtattcaatcaccactgtttcagaaggggtgatccacctaagatttggatctactataTTTTTGGTATCAGTCactagaatgatctgtaaaaatgtatggacggcggggatttaaggaaaatacatctagttgggccccacagtcaggggatCAACCCTCCTGGGTGGATGTGGGGATCCACTAAAGCCACGCCCGTGAAGACTCCGTGGGCGGTGAATACCGCGTTAGAAATATGAAGGGTCGGTTTGGatgaactgtccaaattgtagctattaatttaataaaatagggaaaaaaaaaatcacattgtgATATTTTGAGCATCGGTGGAGACGGTTTGGACTCCAAAATTGTAATTACACACGGCTTACAAATCGATAACAATATGCTAAAATAATAGTCCTTTCGACTGGGCTGTCCACATGgctaaaaagaaaaatactttGATTTTTAGTGTTTATTTTGTCTTTTGGAGGGCCCGCTGTTTTGTGTGAGACATTCACCTTGTCTATTAGGTGAACCCTTTGTTGTTAGGCCACAAGGCAAAATCTGACTGAATTTCAACTCGAGTAGGCAAACCACAAGGGATGATGGGGAAAGGACTTTGGAGGtttgtgtgtgggtcccacctgattttttgatGAAGTTGGTTTTTGCTATGGACAGTAAAACTGATGATGTGGTTTACGTGAGTGCAATAGTGGATTTGAACACATATCACAGCCCCACGTTCTGGTTTTGTGCACACTGTGTAGGATAGAAGTGGGTATGGCTGTCAGCCTCTGTTCATTCCCCACACCTCATGGCTAATTTTagcttttggcccatttggtaaaagAGAATTTACGGACGAAGTGGGTTTtagataaatatcatggtggctgCCTCGTATATAGATGTGTTGCACACAGGGCTGAGAGGGGATACGTGTCTCTGGTATAGGGCTATTCTTAAAATTGAATTTGGTCAgactaggttgggttgggtcaggtcttTCAGTCCTGTCTCAATGAAATTAAATGGCTCAGGTTGACTCGATCTTGAGTTTCATGCAAGAACTTGGATTGACCCAAATCAAACCATAATATAATGCTTTGGTGATCGGGTCCTTGCAATAATCTTTGGCCTGTTGAGCGAACAGCTCGGCCCGGACCTGAGATAGCCCTGATCATTACCACCCATAATCTAGCAGGAGCACTTCGGCATCTGAAGGCAGAATGAGTAATGTCGCTCGACAATAGTGACAGCTCACCACCATTTCTTTTGGTGGTGACCCATTAACCGTTCACATGCTAAACATGTATGGAAATTTAGACTGGTTCAAATCATGGGCTCCATTGTAGATGGAACATTGCCTAACAACACCGTAACCGAGTGGGACTTAAACGATGGATTGCGCTTGGCTCTCCATAGTCGACTTAGACTCAATCGATACCAGTTGATGTAGAGTCGGCTGTAGAGTACATTTGGATCAAAAGAAGCCTAAATGGAGGTGGAAGTAGTATTTCAAAATTAGGCCTAGTCCTATTAAGGGCATGATGTAACTACGCTTAAGATGCATCCATTTCAAAAAAATTCAGTCCAGATGGGGGAGAAAATCAGTTGTAACTTTTGACCTATGCATCGTCATGAAACACATAATCTATTGATCTTTATATAACATGCTTCCAGAGCCAACTAGGCACCGCTATGCCAATTGAAtaatccattttgcaagaaaaTGCAACTCTTGGATTCAACAATGCGATTTAAGAGAAAATTTACTAGTtttaaaatatttcattttcattGTATCTTCTTATTATTgcagtttaaggattttcacctttTTAAGAAATTTCCTACAATAATGTCGAGAATGCTTCGTTAAGTATTATTTGGTCTTTATATTTTTGGAAATTTAGGCTTTAGAAGAATTTTGCTAATACGGATAACTTCTAAATAAATTAGGgttttaatatttctttatatATAAGTGATGTAATCGGGAAGTCTACGTATGAGTTAGGTAGATTTAACCCCAAGTTGAGTGAGTGCTAGCCTGACTTGAACCCCAACGGGTTGGGACGAGTCGCCTAGTAAAAATCCAGTCTTAACCATTGCATGCCTACAACAGTTCCCCCCTCAGTTCAAGAAGTGTGTGGTATTCCAAGGTGACAAGTTATATTCACGTAGGGATGGTTCAtcaaatatgtaaataaatagttaagaaaaatatagaaaatttcCACATTCAACTCAAAAAATAAGATGAATAATGTTAGTAACAGTAATAAACCTATGTACCACACTATTAGATAATACTTGATTGTAATAAATCTATTGTTGATATTGACATGGAGATTGTCACTCTCCAAAATGGGCCTCGCTACATGTATCAAATGGAGCACTAATGCCTATCTAGATCGACTCCAAATTTCTAGCGCCTAAAAATATCCTTTGCTCTTACTTTGTAGAGGAGTTCTTAATAAAAGCATTTGTACCAAATAATGCATGCTGAGCGGCtttcattaatatatatatatgtgtgcgtgcgtgcgtgtgtgtgtgtgtgtgtgtgtgtgtgtttgtgtatgtgtatgtgtCTGTGTGTGTTGAGATTATATTTCAAGTTgtgattgttcacaaccccaagtgcagggctgcgatgtagtaataatctcggtgagaccgaggtaaatccacagggactgaacttgtgtgtcttctgaaagtaactagaagtataactagaaaaagatgaaaacctaaatttaaaatatttgagagagtaattgtgattaaagtaattaaaactaatgaaattaaaggtagaaactatggtaccaaggattcacttgtagcatttgggaagctaccttacatgattcaaggacataactggaatcggagtcctatcttatccagttggtaagaaaagatttgtaagatctctaaacttctcatggatctaatcatcaatggatgagagtggtgaggTTTTGGAAGTGGTTTTGTCACttaaccatgtccaggagacaaggcaaataacaacaatttaccaaacccacgaccaattataagagaattgtgaaaattaAAGAGAATTCCATCACCCCACCATGCttatgggacgatggtgaacaatacgatttcctaatttcataatctcaattcaggaaaagaagatatctcaagctatcgcagatctattataatttgagtcacaacaaaccattaaaaactaaaaatattcattcataatcaaactagaatccaagagagttcaacaaaacatgaatcaaaacaaagcaaatatcccaattacgctacaagcttcacctcttagccctagctaagagatttagccaaccatggacataattgaactaaagactcttaaacaacaCAAAAAGATtaactaaagaggaagaagaagaactccccgACGGCAGCTCTACCCTTTTgatccactcctcaaaccttaaAAGATGCCTAAgagtgccctagggacccctatttatagttttaggccttagactttcgcaccgagtgaaaatttttgaaaaccgtctcaaatttatgcaattcgCGTAAAaattgcataaccctcgactgatcgagcaagACAGAAATTTAGTTGTTTTACTCACTAAAGTTTGAGTTGAGGcacctcgaccggtcgaactTTGAAAGTGCTAtattgataaaccctaagtattgtcaaattttgatgtaacaaaccaattcaagtttgtatcttgatttgtatcaaacttgtgcatctgttcacattgaatcttcgacgttcgttcTGTTCGTATTGAATCTATCTTAtcgatatctacgacgaacttaccgagatcttcaaactggaagaaagtgaagacttttatatattgagtgaagacagttttcaagaacattacgGTTCAA
Protein-coding regions in this window:
- the LOC131234510 gene encoding U-box domain-containing protein 4, translated to MASSELQISGEDPTDSVRIPGTVHQTVQLIQSNDPDSRIQAAREIRRLTKTSSKHRRQFSDAIGPLVSMLASDSVDCKESAILALLNLAVKDERNKVKIVDAGALEPLIGFLRSPSSNLREYATAALLTLSASAMNKPTISSSGAIPLLVNILRDGTPQSKVEALMALYNLSTLPDNLDIILSVQAIPPLINLLKSCKKSSKTAEKCSALLESLLGFDEARNALTAEEGGVLTIVEVLEDGSLQSREHAVGALLTMCESDRCRFREAILKEGAIPGLLELTVQGTPKSQTKAKMLLQLLRDSPYPRSELQADTIENIVSNIVSQIDGDDRCGKAKKMLAEMVQVSMEQSLRHLQQRALVCTPAELPLANHPAEVPSK